From the genome of Bactrocera oleae isolate idBacOlea1 chromosome 2, idBacOlea1, whole genome shotgun sequence, one region includes:
- the Dlip2 gene encoding uncharacterized protein Dlip2, whose amino-acid sequence MTFSKVGKAKITTKITTRSKCLFIICETDYPYCEVLKDSVWYFVLHCKNFRVNDIYSTIMPYKACVYKGCENYTYDCAPCGNKKFTLFAFPKDPVRYEQWMKRGKVTDRLPETQMLMCSDHFEGKFIVRNARRTMLTSTAVPLPYHEESVDIEEAEDNIERECEVGLVKVADALDTEMVFSIHGDLNDSSTLIRVKESGCEDDDEDGLLEYDRINNLDAEYCVESTTMKDVDDIQTEVKDMFAVDRVYEDEHLSGIIRHPEQKEISFKGLKTNSIKRRITHSSTDETQEPSSSKVIISKFNNLNNSYDHGRTVSKRKINQRSGDNNKYFKAKIQKENETRQDSPKINSETLVNAEAVTCFIFKGEEYVQMPKEYYIQEKLELMEKLKNYENILRTFKQNLLNLDLA is encoded by the exons ATGACGTTTAGCAAAGTTGGCAaggcaaaaataacaacaaaaataacgacgagatcaaaatgtttatttatcatCTGTGAAACAGATTATCCCTACTGTGAAGTGTTAAAAGATTCAGTTTGGTATTTTGTGCTTCATTGTAAGAATTTCAGAGTTAAtgatatttattctactataaTGCCATACAAAGCTTGTGTTTATAAAGGCTGCGAAAATTACACATATGATTGCGCACCTTgtggcaataaaaaatttaccctTTTTGCATTCCCAAAAGATCCTGTTCGTTATGAACAATGGATGAAAAGAGGTAAAGTTACCGATAGATTGCCGGAAACACAAATGCTAATGTGTTCCGACCATTTTGAAGGAAAATTTATTGTAAGAAACGCCCGGCGAACAATGTTGACAAGCACAGCGGTGCCGCTTCCGTATCACGAAGAAAGCGTTGATATTGAGGAAGCCGAGGATAATATTGAAAGGGAATGTGAAGTTGGGCTAGTTAAAGTAGCTGATGCTTTAGACACAGAAATGGTGTTTTCAATTCATGGTGACCTAAATGATAGTTCTACGCTCATTAGAGTTAAAGAAAGTGGTTGTGAGGATGATGATGAAGATGGATTGTTGGAGTATGATAGAATAAATAACTTGGATGCAGAATACTGTGTTGAATCTACAACAATGAAGGATGTTGATGATATACAGACAGAAGTGAAAGACATGTTTGCCGTAGACAGAGTTTATGAAGATGAACATTTGTcag GTATAATAAGACATccagagcaaaaagaaatttccTTCAAGGGTTTAAAAACCAATAGTATTAAAAGGCGCATAACACATTCGAGCACCGATGAAACACAAGAACCCTCTAGCTCTAAAGTTATCATATCGAAGTTTAATAACTTAAATAACAGTTACGATCATGGTAGAACAGTTTCTAAACGCAAAATAAACCAAAGAAGCGGGGATAATAACAAATACTTTAAAGCAAAAAtccaaaaagaaaatgaaacaCGTCAAGACTCTCCAAAAATAAATTCGGAAACCTTGGTGAATGCGGAAGCTGTTACATGCTTCATTTTTAAAGGTGAAGAATACGTACAAATGCCTAAGGAGTATTACATACAGGAAAAATTGGAGCTTAtggagaaattgaaaaattacgaaaatattttacgaacatttaaacaaaacttacTTAACTTGGATTTggcataa
- the Bap170 gene encoding AT-rich interactive domain-containing protein 2, which translates to MSLQEPLKGSVPVGNDANNTPATIANSIPSASSANNGTPLRIKSFHIMGTPVTNIDTAASVNSTNTPNNILPKGKTLPKPPDEFYRDLQQFHERRATPIMYTPKISGREIDLHRLYSEVTERGGFNKVNQRDEWDEVLPVLDIRDKCVNATAAVKYIYRRCLEKYERQNFFGEDPDKIEALESADAMEGGGRSRSRYPASIYSSNSVNTNVNAVPMAYNYRQHIVNMDRRRTYKFSTDLHKPSPYDKLMLSLISPLPNEQDFAINVCSLMSNENKHTLKLNEYPKLLDVLLAHTGVFPDYTLRKLFQHVYTQVREHSLFNFWRDLLRDKPQILDLYSDEQAMRDAGLINEDDTEKVIKKFDDDMDWDFLNLGPGEGTQEYVGQRVQQIVAIFRNLSFFEENINVFAKNRSFMRFIVMGANIRWGNLHNQILDIAGNIATEIELLDPSTDDVSRSLLATLCDGIESMDRGVIINSLETLYKLCQTDGNEEHINKFLNLKFYESICQFLCLNDIMLLIFTLETIYALTSLGTRSCHLIMQVRGIVDQLVSLVTVEAQSYGPDGCILMRVVETVPGNMLPMVAQNIANLQNVAVLQKPPPNVLVPTSQLPAPQAPVPMQVMSTQITPSHPQLTTVRVPQVVTDFSQNQQPMLVDQTTTMQTATTVQQPEATTVQQNVTNGAQLPTGPTQNFTHEDEQYALAWLGATFERVTTTDSHVEQQELYRMYLAHCQKFGKHSVVNHLQFPRLVRLIYTNNVGPMSARRSDGTELSGFYYVGIRLRAQPLPIQSTKLPQNQTKLLESKLPPKANTVESPAAGTTPARKLKKKPKLQHEPDITSADITTPTLTSTSMTASTIQELSDAQTKIVEETTTSAASSITTSTSSSHCDAALLVVSTPHCATSPSLSLQNATDTAVQPSSSLIKSLLANKVTQRQQKNQKEINTAANSSQSSASTSTNASANALTQQPIKVASTALSALVNNPLMQNTPVKVGQTTIKPLNPQVPLEKKPLLESTPPPLAPLSGNNVAKDASGRPVIIANQMLVEILDKKGGEPPTPSTIIKRKIEECTEPAKRQALEPINAKEDPQVTPSKNAANLYAEMAASILEDEDLEDIPPLPAVITTSSTSTISTQSKLNESIQQQQLLIPAKIQQATLPGVQRQLVFQSNQPPQLKLTAHSGVAPSNQLPTAMATIKTDQGLQTVPVILQQKSLEQAQPQQLIQQVITQNIPQAAPQQQPTQYVLATNQQGQTYLVAQQPQPQPPPPQQTVLVTQTPQQQSAGTKTIIILQQQTMAGQQTHPSQPQLITGGSQKMIMRTPQGQVLVAQRPQPSLPASTTQQYFINPQTGTATHIHVPVSGSAITANVSSVSSSNQFLQRNQILSTSQVTTIAPTQTSSGQISPSLLSQLNHIPATIKLHQPQMPTTTVSSVNQHQPATISRIGKAVSIVQSTPGLTVSPSPIQIPQLQQHQSIIQQHIISGPSEKRQMILGGRAIEIKETVITQTPPPAQQSQLNSQTIITKQVLPQQQQQQQQQTPQQTQQIRTVIEQQQHPSIIQQKLCLQQQTQKSGEQINIMQSSLPTKSPTAAQSVAQQSQSPQPSSNAIVVQQIKAHTQQQSAIPVVNNKMVATEPPPLTQTARTSNISQPQPKEVSKLNEISNISGNAATTVATVATTAQAVSTSSTPPPASTVQTPLVKPILPMPQLPQVQLPPGVAAAAAANATPPLDPNWLYVCDWRNCPRRKYKSLNDLQHHAFTVHCPDHLDPAAEIFCQWGVGPGLCDGIPRKRYSLMTHIIDRHLTTDSLHAAAQRRVATGTVNLQPTQAPVTIVRNVEAAQAQAQRNNTASPAPSTSSSSSGSQLYGIGVATSSAMNAIKRHTADYVKEVMDENEGPVTKSIRLTAALILRNLVTYTSTAKRNLRRYEPHLSNIALSNVESSGAISHILFELNN; encoded by the exons ATGTCTCTACAAGAACCTTTGAAAGGCTCAGTGCCTGTAGGAAATGACGCCAACAACACACCGGCAACAATTGCAAATTCAATCCCAAGTGCATCTTCCGCTAATAATGGAACACCTTTAcgcataaaaagttttcatataatGGGTACACCAGTAACAAATATTGATACAGCTGCGTCAGTAAATTCAACTAATACACCTAATAACATACTTCCCAAGGGAAAAACTTTACCAAAACCTCCAGACGAATTTTATCGTGACCTGCAACAATTTCATGAGAGGCGTGC taCACCAATTATGTACACGCCGAAAATTAGCGGGCGAGAGATAGATCTCCATCGACTTTACAGCGAAGTAACAGAACGCGGTGGTTTCAACAAGGTGAATCAAAGAGATGAATGGGACGAAGTCTTGCCAGTATTAGACATTCGTGATAAATGTGTAAATGCTACTGCCGcagtaaagtatatatacagacgctGTCTGGAAAAATATGAGAGACAGAATTTTTTCGGCGAAGATCCAGATAAAATAGAAGCACTAGAATCTGCAGATGCGATGGAAGGTGGTGGTCGTTCACGAAGTCGTTATCCTGCGTCAATTTATTCAAGCAATAGCGTTAATACCAACGTCAATGCAGTCCCAATGGCCTACAATTACAGACAACATATTGTTAATATGGATAGACGTCGTACCTATAAATTCTCTACCGATCTTCATAAACCGTCACCTTATGATAAGCTTATGCTTTCTCTAATTTCACCGCTTCCTAATGAGCAAGATTTTGCAATAAATGTTTGCTCATTAATGTCAAATGAAAATAAGCACACACTAAAGCTGAATGAATATCCAAAACTTTTGGATGTGCTGCTGGCTCATACGGGAGTATTTCCAGATTACACTTTGCGCAAATTGTTTCAACATGTTTACACACAAGTACGCGAACattcactttttaatttttggcgcGACTTATTACGTGACAAACCTCAGATATTAGATTTGTATTCAGATGAACAAGCTATGCGTGATGCCGGACTAATAAATGAAGATGATACTgaaaaagtaatcaaaaagTTTGACGATGATATGGACTGGGATTTCTTAAATTTGGGACCCGGTGAAGGCACACAGGAGTATGTCGGTCAACGGGTACAGCAAATTGTGGCTATATTTCGAAATCTTAGCTTTTTTGAGGAAAACATCAATGTATTTGCAAAAAATCGATCATTTATGCGTTTCATAGTGATGGGTGCCAATATACGCTGGGGTAATCTACATAATCAGATATTGGATATAGCCGGTAATATTGCTACTGAAATAGAACTGTTAGATCCATCAACCGATGACGTCTCGCGCAGTTTATTGGCAACACTCTGTGATGGTATTGAAAGTATGGATCGCGGTGTAATCATAAACAGTTTGGAGACACTTTACAAGCTCTGTCAAACCGATGGCAATGAGGAGCATATTAACAAGTTTTTAAATCTTAAGTTTTATGAAAGCATATGCCAATTTCTCTGTCTAAATGATATCATGCTGCTTATATTTACACTTGAAACGATTTACGCGCTAACTTCATTGGGGACACGGTCATGCCATCTTATAATGCAGGTACGAGGTATTGTAGACCAGTTAGTGTCTCTAGTCACTGTCGAAGCACAATCATACGGGCCAGATGGCTGTATTTTGATGCGAGTTGTAGAAACAGTGCCTGGTAATATGCTGCCAATGGTTGCACAAAACATCGCAAATCTACAAAATGTCGCAGTTTTACAGAAACCCCCTCCAAATGTGCTTGTGCCAACATCTCAATTGCCAGCACCGCAAGCACCCGTACCTATGCAAGTGATGTCAACACAAATTACACCTTCACATCCGCAATTGACTACTGTAAGAGTGCCACAAGTTGTAACTGATTTCTCCCAAAATCAACAACCCATGTTGGTGGATCAGACAACTACGATGCAAACAGCAACGACTGTACAGCAACCAGAAGCAACGACAGTACAGCAGAACGTAACGAATGGAGCGCAATTACCTACTGGTCCGacacaaaattttacacacgagGACGAACAATATGCTTTGGCTTGGCTAGGCGCTACTTTTGAGCGAGTAACAACAACAGATAGTCACGTGGAACAACAAGAACTCTATCGCATGTACTTAGCACACTGCCAGAAGTTCGGTAAACACTCGGTTGTTAATCATTTACAATTTCCACGTCTTGTACGCTTGATATATACGAACAATGTTGGTCCCATGTCGGCGCGTCGAAGTGATGGTACTGAGTTGTCAGGTTTCTACTACGTTGGTATACGATTGCGTGCACAGCCATTACCCATACAATCCACCAAGTTACCTCAAAATCAGACAAAACTTTTGGAAAGTAAGCTACCACCAAAAGCGAATACAGTTGAATCACCAGCCGCTGGTACAACGCCTGCACGTAAACTGAAGAAAAAACCCAAATTGCAGCATGAACCCGACATTACATCTGCGGATATCACGACTCCTACACTCACTTCGACTAGTATGACCGCATCAACTATCCAAGAGCTATCTGATGCCcaaacaaaaattgttgaagAAACTACCACATCTGCTGCATCGTCTATAACTACCTCTACCAGCTCGTCTCACTGTGACGCAGCTTTGTTGGTAGTGTCGACACCACACTGTGCGACATCACCATCGTTGTCTTTACAAAACGCCACAGATACAGCAGTGCAACCATCCTCTTCACTTATTAAAAGTTTATTGGCCAACAAGGTGACACAACGTCAACAAAAAAATCAGAAGGAAATAAATACTGCCGCCAACAGTAGCCAGTCGTCGGCAAGTACTTCAACAAATGCTTCAGCGAACGCGCTTACACAACAACCAATAAAAGTTGCCAGTACGGCTTTAAGTGCTTTGGTGAATAATCCCCTTATGCAGAATACACCCGTGAAAGTGGGGCAGACTACCATTAAGCCGCTGAATCCACAAGTGCCCTTGGAAAAAAAGCCATTGCTTGAATCAACACCTCCACCATTGGCACCACTTAGTGGCAATAACGTGGCCAAGGATGCAAGTGGACGTCCAGTAATTATTGCCAATCAAATGCTAGTAGAAATACTCGATAAAAAGGGTGGAGAACCACCAACGCCCAGCACAATTATTAAACGTAAAATCGAGGAATGTACGGAACCCGCAAAACGACAAGCTTTGGAACCAATAAACGCCAAAGAGGATCCCCAAGTAACACCGTCAAAGAATGCCGCAAATTTATACGCAGAAATGGCTGCATCTATATTAGAAGACGAGGATTTAGAAGACATACCACCACTACCAGCTGTAATTACTACTTCATCAACATCTACTATCTCAACGCAATCAAAATTGAATGAATCTATTCAACAGCAACAGTTGCTAATTCCAGCAAAAATTCAACAGGCTACCCTACCAGGTGTTCAGCGTCAGCTAGTATTTCAATCAAATCAACCGCCACAGTTAAAGCTGACCGCACATAGTGGTGTTGCGCCATCTAATCAGCTGCCAACAGCCATGGCTACCATAAAAACAGATCAAGGATTACAGACTGTACCAGTTATTCTACAACAAAAGTCACTAGAACAGGCACAACCTCAACAGTTGATACAGCAAGTAATCACACAAAATATACCGCAAGCAGCGCCACAGCAACAACCAACACAATATGTGCTTGCCACAAATCAACAAGGTCAAACATATCTAGTGGCACAACAACCGCAGCCACAACCACCACCGCCACAACAAACGGTGTTAGTTACTCAAACACCACAGCAACAATCAGCCggtacaaaaacaattattatactTCAGCAGCAAACGATGGCCGGTCAGCAAACGCATCCTTCGCAACCGCAGCTCATAACAGGTGGTTCACAAAAGATGATCATGAGAACGCCACAGGGCCAAGTGTTGGTAGCACAGCGCCCACAACCGTCGCTGCCCGCATCAACAACACAGCAGTATTTCATAAATCCGCAAACCGGTACTGCCACACATATTCATGTTCCAGTTAGCGGTAGTGCCATTACTGCTAATGTTTCGAGTGTGTCGAGCAGTAATCAGTTTTTGCAACGAAATCAAATATTGTCAACATCACAAGTAACCACTATCGCTCCTACGCAAACGAGCTCTGGACAAATTTCACCATCATTACTTTCACAGCTAAACCACATTCCAGCTACGATAAAACTACATCAACCCCAGATGCCGACAACAACAGTGTCCTCTGTAAATCAACATCAGCCAGCAACCATTTCGCGTATAGGGAAAGCAGTGTCTATTGTGCAGTCTACACCAGGCTTGACAGTGTCACCATCGCCCATACAAATACCGCAATTGCAGCAGCATCAATCTATTATACAACAACACATAATATCGGGACCATCCGAGAAACGGCAAATGATACTTGGTGGACGAGCTATTGAAATTAAGGAGACGGTAATTACGCAAACACCACCACCTGCGCAACAGAGCCAATTGAACTCTCAAACGATTATAACAAAACAAGtgttgccacaacaacaacaacaacaacagcaacagacgCCACAACAAACCCAACAAATACGCACAGTTAttgaacaacaacagcatccaTCAATTATTCAACAGAAGTTGTGTTTGCAACAACAGACACAAAAG tcTGGTGAACAAATCAATATAATGCAATCATCTTTGCCAACCAAATCTCCGACCGCAGCTCAGAGCGTCGCCCAACAATCACAGTCGCCGCAACCATCCAGTAATGCAATTGTTGTGCAACAAATCAAAGCACATACACAACAGCAATCTGCAATACCAGTTGTTAACAATAAAATGGTTGCTACTGAGCCACCACCTCTAACGCAGACTGCACGCACAAGCAACATTAGCCAACCGCAACCAAAAGAAGTATCCAAACTCAatgaaatatcaaatatttctgGTAATGCAGCAACCACAGTGGCAACAGTCGCAACAACAGCACAAGCTGTCTCAACATCAAGTACACCACCACCAGCAAGCACTGTTCAAACGCCATTGGTGAAACCCATACTTCCGATGCCCCAACTGCCGCAAGTGCAGTTACCACCTGGTGTGGCAGCGGCCGCGGCAGCCAATGCAACACCACCTTTAGATCCCAACTGGTTATATGTTTGTGATTGGCGCAACTGTCCGCGTCGTAAATACAAATCTCTTAATGATTTGCAGCATCATGCGTTTACGGTGCATTGCCCGGATCATCTGGATCCGGCTGCGGAAATTTTCTGCCAGTGGGGCGTTGGTCCAGGTCTTTGCGATGGCATACCACGCAAACGTTATTCACTTATGACACACATAATAGATCGTCACTTGACGACCGATAGTTTACATGCCGCTGCGCAACGACGAGTAGCAACAGGCACAGTCAATTTGCAGCCAACGCAAGCACCGGTAACTATAGTACGCAATGTTGAGGCGGCACAAGCGCAGGCGCAACGTAACAATACCGCCTCGCCAGCGCCATCGACATCATCGTCCTCATCTGGTTCACAACTGTATGGAATCGGCGTCGCCACTAGTTCAGCTATGAACGCAATCAAGCGGCACACAGCCGACTACGTCAAAGAGGTAATGGATGAAAATGAAGGTCCGGTAACGAAAAGCATACGGTTAACCGCCGCATTGATATTAAGAAATTTGGTTACCTATACCAGCACAGCAAAACGCAATTTACGGCGTTATGAACCGCATCTATCCAATATAGCATTGAGTAATGTGGAGTCAAGTGGTGCGATTTCACACATTCTTTTCGAGTTGAATAATTAA
- the rpk gene encoding pickpocket protein 28 → MSHMIISNNKQPTLDSKELDSARHIPHYKKLGRSIKQIYFEYCANTSIHGIQYFGERRPLIEKIFWLCVFLASIYCCSNLIHNIYIKWNETPVIVSFSEKSTPVWSIPFPAITICSETKRIPRKEGVTYGQFLKSFREHVKARRFFIPKNISRVDLEEFRTLLHICNPQLVEHGTPIISTHLIDYFRVLENMQPEFNRYYYYCKWFSHFGECDELFTPTYTNEGICYTFNGLNATDLYREDTFQYHRVGFQNFSKHNLILKRPLKWSLQNGYTVDSGIKTYPARVLGAGARAGFFIALQSFRQEVDYTCRGPIQGFKVSLHSPDDVPQVSNQFVRIPMGKEVVIAVKPNMITTSAGIAEYPSLRRQCFLEHERTLRFFKVYTQNNCVLECLTNLTLANCGCVKFSMPRTLDMPVCAENKISCYDRAEDVLLLREFRQGLKESHLNYLGATQCNCLPACTSLVYNTEISHGNFDLEDMLKATGDTSFFKDFPGSQMSRLSIYFKEHQFITSKRSELYGVTDFLANCGGIFGLFMGFSILSLVELLYHISLRLWSNMQRLAGS, encoded by the exons ATGAGCCATATGATCATAAGTAATAATAAACAGCCTACACTGGATTCAAAAGAACTAGATTCAGCCCGACATATTCCACATTATAAAAAACTTGGGAGAAGtattaaacaaatatacttCGAGTACTGTGCTAACACATCAATTCATGGAATCCAATACTTTGGAGAACGTCGTCCTTTAATAGAGAAGATTTTCTGGTTATGTGTTTTTTTGGCTTCAATATACTGTTGTTcaaatttaatacataatatttatataaaatggaaTGAAACTCCAGTGATAGTTAGTTTTTCTGAAAAATCCACACCTGTTTGGAGCATACCATTTCCGGCGATTACTATATGTTCTGAAACCAAAAGGATTCCTAGGAAAGAGG gtgTAACTTATGGTCAATTCTTAAAAAGTTTTCGGGAACACGTAAAGGCGAGGCgattttttataccaaaaaatATTAGTCGCGTGGATTTGGAAGAATTCCGTACGCTTCTTCATATCTGTAATCCGCAATTAGTAGAACATGGTACTCCAATTATTTCTACTCATCTTATAGATTACTTCAGAGTTTTGGAAAATATGCAACCGGAGTTTAATAGATATTATTACTATTGTAAATGGTTTAGTCATTTTGGTGAATGCGATGAACTTTTTACACCTACTTACACAAATGAAGGCATATGTTATACGTTTAACGGTCTCAACGCAACAGATTTGTATCGGGAAGACACTTTTCAGTATCACCGAGTTggatttcaaaacttttctaaGCATAATCTAATTCTAAAAAGGCCCCTAAAGTGGTCCTTGCAAAATGGCTATACAGTGGATAGTGGAATTAAAACATATCCGGCACGGGTTTTAGGCGCTGGAGCTCGGGCAGGATTTTTTATTGCGTTACAGAGTTTTCGTCAAGAAGTAGACTATACGTGTCGTGGTCCAATACAAGGCTTCAAAGTATCACTACACTCACCCGATGACGTCCCGCAAGTTTCAAATCAGTTTGTGCGCATTCCTATGGGAAAAGAAGTGGTAATTGCTGTTAAACCAAATATGATCACAACGTCAGCAGGAATTGCAGAATATCCCTCACTAAGACGTCAATGCTTTTTAGAACATGAGCGTACACTCAGATTCTTTAAAGTGTATACACAAAATAATTGTGTATTGGAATGTTTAACAAATTTAACTCTAGCTAATTGTGGGTGTGTGAAGTTTTCGATGCCTCGCACTTTAGATATGCCAGTATGTGCGGAGAATAAAATCTCTTGTTACGACAGGGCCGAAGATGTCTTGCTTTTACGTGAATTTCGACAGGGTCTAAAAGAATCTCATTTGAATTATTTAGGCGCCACACAATGTAATTGTTTGCCGGCTTGTACTTCACTTGTCTACAATACTGAAATTTCACATGGAAATTTCGATCTAGAAGATATGTTAAAAGCAACTGGTGATACTTCATTTTTTAAAGACTTTCCTGGATCACAAATGTCTCGTCTCTCTATATACTTTAAAGAGCATCAGTTTATAACATCTAAGCGATCTGAGTTGTATGGTGTAACTGATTTTTTGGCTAATTGCGGAGGTATTTTTGGTCTATTTATGGGGTTCTCTATATTAAGTTTGGTTGAACTCTTATATCATATTTCACTACGTTTATGGAGTAATATGCAACGTTTGGCAGGATCATAA